The following DNA comes from Miscanthus floridulus cultivar M001 unplaced genomic scaffold, ASM1932011v1 fs_796_1_2, whole genome shotgun sequence.
ggacccacatgtcatccctcTCCTCCGTCTTGCTCTTGCCAGAGGTACCTCCGCCATTACCCGTGGAGCTCGAGCTCCAAATGAGCACCACCAAGTGCTTTCCCGAGAACATCTAACAGCCCCACCACAATCCCCGTCCACTCCTCTCCACTCTCCTTCCCGTTTCTCCTTCAATCCATACATGTTTGGCGACAGTGCAAAAACATGGCAAAAAATTGAAAATGGTAGAAGGACGAACTGATATAATGTTATACAATTATGCCCACAGCACATATGTAACCCTCGGACATCATCACGCCATATCGTATCACTCACATCTCACATCAAGGGAAAATAAGAATGTGAAATGTCACTACATATCTGACAAGAAAATACCTCTCAGAACAGACCTCAAGGGAAAATACTTAAGCTAACAAAAATGACAAGAAATACAAACATATCAAATAGAAAAATCTGCACATGTTTCCTATACtctaagcttgtcgatggacTTGGAAAAACCGTTGGTATTCTGGAAATGTTTCTGTAATTCTTTCAACCAGGCTGTCTGGAAACGTTTGGGCCTGCAAAGCAGGACGTTTCTGCATCAGGGAAATAACCACCTCTTGTATGTCCACATCATCCAGAGAGCCTGCGTTTACTCAAGAGGCAAGTGGTCACGAAACTATCCCCACATGTTTAAGGTAAAAAAAAAGATTGGGGGAACAGATGAAGAAACTTACCCAATTCAATGTCTTGGGTTTCTTCATCAATGTCTCCTTCCTCGATAGCCTCGATTGACTCACCCGCAGCAGCTAGTGCATATCTTTCAAGGAAttcctcctctgtttcttcccgCACATCATCGTCGTCCGAATCCTAGTTGCATTATTCTTTTTTATCTTGAGCGGAGTGcttaagcatgacaagaaaaagTACAAAGCAGTGTCTTCATTTCTGTTACCTCATCATCGTCTTCGGTGTCTTCatcttcatcgtcatcatcaaGATCTTCAGCACCGTCATCGTCATCATTGTCCCCATTGTCTTGAACTTCCTTCAGCTGAATGCAAGATTCCATCAGTGATACATAGCAGTCTTGTAACACTTTGGTGCCACCCATGGAAAGTGACATGAGATGGTTAATCACAGTTGATAATGTTAGCACTGCATCAAGGAAACAAACAATTAAAAGCTGGCCCACATTCATAAGATATCAGAGAAAATATCAACAGAGTTAAACAATGCAGTGATCAGTACTACATAGGCACTTACCAGCTAACTTGATCTCGGATTCAGATGACAGGCCAGGATTGAATGAGCTGCTTGAGACTTGTGCCAATGCAGATGTCCAGATTGCAAAACCATTACCATCAAAGTTGTTCAAGATTTGTTCAATGGCATCTGGATAACAAATGTAGCATGAAGATATTGCCAACAATAGTGGTTTCCATAGCCCAACAGGACTGTCAGATATAGACTTGAAGCGGGAAAATGCTGCTTGTGCAAAGGATTCAGCAATAGTCTTTCTAGCATCTTGTGTTCCAAGGGAGAAATTTGGAGCGTGCAGTAGTGTATGGATGCATgagcatgccctccatgttgcagATGGGTAAGCTGCAATTGCCCTTGTCACAAAATTAGAAACCCGACCAATGACTGAACTCTGTGAAGCATTTTCAGTCTGCGATGGAAGCATTTTCAGGAAAAACCCGTCAAGGTCAAATCTTTGGTGGAAATTGACAGCTTCTTTAATTGCGTTGAAAACCCCCTCATCCTCCATCTCCTCCCAGGAGTCCCAGTTAGCAATAGTGTCAGCCCATATAGCTACCAGCTCAAAGACCTTCATACTTGCAGTTTCTTCCATGCAAGTAACAGAACTCATGACAAACTCAAGTAACACAGAAGCATCATTTACACATGACGGAGGTGGCAATGCAGAACCGATGTTCTCCTGAAATGAATGTTGAAAACAGTCAAGCAAATTTCACTGCATGAATACTAAGACAACAGGTCAACAGCAAACCTAACATACCATATTGTCAACTTGCAACAACCAAGGTTTTTGTAACAGTAATGAAATTGTTTCAGCAATAGCAGACTGGCCTGACTGCCAGGCCCTCTTTTCATGTGTCTTGTTTTCATCTGGTGCAGAGCTCTCCCAAGCTTGAACCATTGCTACCAGGGCTGCAAAACCCTGTTCAACAACCTACATAGCAGATATATTAAATAGTGTTGTTGGGATTTCCTCAAGGAATCCAATACACCAGGAATACTGGGACATGATGAAAGGTGATCATACGAGCATGACTGAGAAACATGCATTTCTTTTAAAAAGTAAGCTCAGTAGTTGCAAATGAATTTTTATCGTATTAATTATTCTATTGAAAGAAGTTTACAAGGTAGGTTGAGATTCTTATGTCCAATTTGTAGTACCAAAATGTATACTGAATCAGCTAATCCATAATTTGCCAAAGGCCAGAAATAATATTGTTAATACGAAAGTAATAACTGATCATAAGATCAAAAGTGGGCATGGTGATTTAACCTCCTTGCACAAAGTACCAAAATATTGACCACACAGAAGAAAGATGCACTACTACCTGAGGCCAAGGATCTGGAATAGGGGGCAGGAGCTCCATTACAGTATTAGCAATGTTAGACACAATTTCAGGAATATGAGATAGAACTTTTTCTTGTCCACTCTCAACTATTGTGCCCAGAAGCTTAAACTGAAGAGCAGACTCATTTTCATCTCCAGTACTTATTCTTTTCACAACCACTTGCAAAAGAACGAGCCAGTCAGGTGGAGCATAACTATTCTGAAAAAATCAGAGACAAAATATATCAGTTTATACTTCCAGGTGCAAGTAGACTAC
Coding sequences within:
- the LOC136533165 gene encoding uncharacterized protein, encoding MSTSIYQSLMKALTMEDVEDITCYPVCASASGAITELIENSYAPPDWLVLLQVVVKRISTGDENESALQFKLLGTIVESGQEKVLSHIPEIVSNIANTVMELLPPIPDPWPQVVEQGFAALVAMVQAWESSAPDENKTHEKRAWQSGQSAIAETISLLLQKPWLLQVDNMENIGSALPPPSCVNDASVLLEFVMSSVTCMEETASMKVFELVAIWADTIANWDSWEEMEDEGVFNAIKEAVNFHQRFDLDGFFLKMLPSQTENASQSSVIGRVSNFVTRAIAAYPSATWRACSCIHTLLHAPNFSLGTQDARKTIAESFAQAAFSRFKSISDSPVGLWKPLLLAISSCYICYPDAIEQILNNFDGNGFAIWTSALAQVSSSSFNPGLSSESEIKLAVLTLSTVINHLMSLSMGGTKVLQDCYVSLMESCIQLKEVQDNGDNDDDDGAEDLDDDDEDEDTEDDDEDSDDDDVREETEEEFLERYALAAAGESIEAIEEGDIDEETQDIELGSLDDVDIQEVVISLMQKRPALQAQTFPDSLVERITETFPEYQRFFQVHRQA